The proteins below come from a single Prolixibacter sp. NT017 genomic window:
- a CDS encoding NAD(P)-binding domain-containing protein, which produces MDFLVAEIWLEKLVLYGGVFLIIAIVLGIYLLKLRRETRLAESKIALAKKSGLYEPVSLHPVIHVNNCIKSGACVKACPETDVLGIRSGRGTVINASHCIGHGACFHACPVEAITLNIGTEKRGVDLPHVSQTFETNVKGIFIAGELGGMGLIKNAVEQGRQAIENMAHHLPKKHDAAFDLIIVGAGPAGISASLTAKKHQLNFVTLEQDSLGGAVFTYPRAKVVMTAPMYLPLHGKVKLSNTSKAELLNLWISVLTKNAISIRETTKVESIEKEGDHFKVTTSQNESLTAARILLTIGRRGTPRKLSVPGEDLEKVRYRLLDPEIIQNKRVMVVGGGDSAVESAMMLSEQNDVTLSYRSGSFNRIKPGNATKLEAAVAEQKLTIKYFTNVAEIQEEQVILKNGETNETEVVPNDLIYIFAGGELPTEFLKKTGITITRKFGDVMMKH; this is translated from the coding sequence ATGGATTTTTTAGTGGCAGAAATATGGTTGGAAAAATTAGTCTTGTATGGTGGGGTTTTCCTCATCATAGCCATTGTTTTGGGCATCTATTTACTGAAGCTGAGGCGGGAAACACGGCTTGCCGAATCAAAAATTGCGCTGGCAAAGAAAAGCGGCTTGTATGAGCCGGTTTCGCTGCATCCCGTCATTCACGTCAATAATTGCATCAAAAGCGGTGCCTGCGTTAAGGCCTGTCCCGAAACCGATGTACTCGGCATCCGGTCAGGCCGCGGAACCGTCATCAACGCCTCACACTGCATTGGACACGGAGCTTGTTTCCATGCCTGCCCGGTGGAAGCCATCACCCTGAACATTGGAACCGAAAAACGTGGCGTCGATCTGCCCCACGTCAGCCAGACCTTCGAAACTAACGTGAAAGGCATTTTTATTGCCGGCGAACTGGGTGGCATGGGATTGATCAAGAATGCCGTGGAACAGGGACGACAGGCCATCGAGAACATGGCACATCATCTCCCGAAAAAGCACGATGCCGCTTTCGATCTCATCATTGTGGGTGCCGGTCCGGCCGGAATATCTGCTTCGCTAACCGCAAAGAAACACCAGTTGAATTTCGTAACACTTGAACAAGATTCATTGGGTGGCGCGGTTTTCACCTATCCACGTGCCAAAGTGGTGATGACGGCCCCGATGTATCTGCCTCTTCATGGTAAGGTAAAACTCTCCAATACCTCGAAAGCTGAGCTGCTAAATCTCTGGATTTCCGTTTTAACGAAAAATGCCATCTCCATCCGGGAAACGACCAAAGTGGAAAGTATCGAAAAAGAAGGCGACCACTTCAAGGTAACTACTTCCCAAAACGAAAGCCTGACAGCTGCCAGAATATTGTTGACCATTGGACGCCGGGGAACTCCGCGAAAACTAAGCGTTCCAGGTGAAGATTTGGAAAAGGTGCGTTACCGCCTGCTCGATCCGGAAATCATACAAAACAAACGAGTTATGGTCGTTGGCGGAGGTGACTCAGCGGTCGAATCGGCCATGATGTTGTCAGAACAAAATGACGTAACTTTATCATACCGCAGCGGAAGCTTCAACCGGATTAAACCGGGAAACGCTACCAAACTAGAAGCGGCCGTTGCCGAACAAAAACTAACCATCAAATACTTTACGAACGTAGCGGAGATTCAAGAGGAACAGGTCATTCTCAAAAACGGTGAGACCAACGAGACAGAAGTTGTTCCGAATGATCTCATTTACATTTTTGCCGGGGGTGAACTACCCACGGAATTTTTGAAGAAAACCGGCATCACTATCACACGAAAATTCGGTGATGTGATGATGAAACACTAA
- a CDS encoding RadC family protein: MTNLFSLNEITVSYSRKSKLTDLPKITCSKDVYDLVYPSWIVDIDHRESFKILLLSRANRVIGISNMFTGGLSGVVVDPKLIFQTALKCNSSSIILMHNHPSGNLEASDADLKLTNKIVEIGKVLDLPVLDHIIFTSESYYSLADKWEM, translated from the coding sequence ATGACTAATTTATTTTCGCTTAATGAAATTACAGTTTCTTATTCACGTAAATCAAAGTTGACGGATTTACCAAAAATTACCTGTTCAAAAGATGTATATGATTTGGTTTATCCTTCCTGGATTGTAGATATTGACCACCGCGAGTCGTTTAAAATATTGCTGTTATCGAGGGCAAACCGGGTAATTGGAATCTCAAACATGTTTACCGGTGGTTTGTCAGGAGTAGTTGTTGACCCAAAGCTGATATTTCAAACTGCCTTGAAATGTAATTCAAGCTCGATAATACTAATGCACAACCACCCAAGTGGGAACCTGGAGGCAAGTGATGCCGATTTAAAACTCACAAACAAAATTGTTGAAATCGGTAAAGTACTTGACCTTCCGGTTTTGGACCACATTATTTTTACCAGCGAATCGTATTATTCCCTCGCTGATAAATGGGAAATGTAG
- a CDS encoding murein L,D-transpeptidase → MKLKLYYILAIGLALVSSGVQAANLNEEIKSNIECLIREQTLVGGGKVFNISELQKAYLHDHYAPYWVKTKQINGFVSQLEHCDVDGLQPTDYHLKRIKTLLSSRNVHDRARLDILLSDAFLLYVSHIQTGKTDPVKIDPQWHVILNEKNPLNYLYRLSRTTIKEVYAELISMLPYYHGLKYQLQRYRGMEANGGWKRIPDGKMITPGMSDDRVAMVRRRLTVTGDYSGITDADSTFYDNTLRAAVIHYQKRNGLEALGNIGPQTLAEMNVPVEERIKQIQVNMERLRWLPQRLPSYYLLVTISDFSLSVFDNYKGVGTYPVIVGRSYRQTPVFHSTMRYLVFNPVWTIPSTVLKNDILPEVLKNLDYLNEKHITVSDVAGKVLDPKDIDWNDEQVSRYAYRQAPGDDNSLGAVKFIFPNPYDVYLHDTPHRELFERSQRTFSSGCIRVEHPLALAAYLLRNQDDWNQEKIDQTVASGQTTKVVLKKQPEVYLLYLTAWTDTKGNMQFRDDIYQRDTRVYQGLTTRPQSE, encoded by the coding sequence ATGAAGTTGAAACTGTATTATATTCTAGCCATCGGCCTGGCACTTGTCTCATCGGGGGTACAAGCAGCCAACCTGAATGAAGAGATAAAGTCAAATATCGAATGTCTGATACGTGAACAGACATTAGTTGGTGGAGGAAAAGTTTTTAATATATCCGAATTACAGAAAGCATATCTTCATGACCATTATGCACCTTATTGGGTAAAAACGAAGCAGATCAATGGGTTTGTGTCGCAACTGGAACATTGCGATGTTGATGGGCTACAGCCAACCGATTATCACCTGAAACGGATAAAAACATTACTTTCAAGTCGCAATGTGCATGATCGCGCCAGACTGGACATCTTGCTCAGTGATGCTTTCCTGTTGTACGTTAGTCATATTCAGACGGGAAAAACGGACCCGGTAAAAATCGATCCGCAATGGCATGTTATCCTTAACGAGAAAAATCCGCTGAACTACCTGTACCGTTTATCCCGAACGACGATAAAAGAGGTTTATGCTGAATTGATTTCGATGTTACCGTATTACCACGGATTGAAATACCAGTTGCAGCGTTACCGCGGGATGGAAGCAAACGGCGGATGGAAGCGCATTCCGGACGGGAAAATGATTACACCCGGTATGAGTGATGACAGAGTGGCCATGGTCAGGCGGCGATTGACAGTTACCGGAGATTATTCCGGAATAACAGATGCAGATTCAACTTTTTATGATAATACATTAAGAGCCGCTGTCATCCACTATCAGAAGAGGAATGGACTGGAGGCGTTGGGCAATATCGGACCTCAAACCCTGGCTGAGATGAACGTACCGGTGGAGGAGAGGATTAAGCAGATTCAGGTTAATATGGAGCGTTTGCGATGGTTGCCGCAGCGTTTGCCTTCTTATTACCTGCTGGTTACCATCTCTGATTTTTCACTATCTGTTTTTGATAATTATAAAGGAGTAGGAACCTACCCGGTAATTGTGGGACGTTCGTACAGGCAAACGCCTGTGTTTCATTCCACCATGCGCTATTTGGTCTTCAATCCGGTTTGGACAATTCCGTCTACCGTTTTGAAAAACGATATTCTTCCGGAAGTTCTGAAAAATCTCGATTATCTAAATGAGAAGCATATTACCGTTTCTGACGTGGCAGGAAAAGTACTAGACCCCAAAGATATTGACTGGAATGATGAACAGGTATCCAGGTATGCATATCGCCAGGCACCCGGCGACGATAATTCGCTGGGGGCGGTCAAATTTATATTCCCGAATCCATATGACGTTTACCTTCATGATACACCCCACCGGGAGTTATTTGAACGTAGTCAACGTACTTTTAGCTCGGGGTGTATCCGGGTGGAACATCCGTTAGCTCTGGCAGCTTACTTGTTACGCAATCAGGACGATTGGAATCAGGAAAAAATTGACCAGACAGTTGCTTCCGGCCAAACAACCAAAGTCGTTTTAAAAAAGCAGCCGGAGGTTTATCTGCTGTATTTAACCGCCTGGACGGATACAAAGGGGAACATGCAATTCCGGGACGATATTTATCAACGCGATACCCGGGTATACCAGGGCTTAACAACGAGGCCACAAAGTGAATAG
- a CDS encoding DUF481 domain-containing protein, which translates to MFSVFLWLSVMILPEMADAQILDVDQLTLHIDSIHQHQLYGNIKAGLDLNESQTHVLHFTSSSSTSYFMKKDVLMLLAQFGLTRTGKTDVWDAGYTHLRYRMDYNQKISPEFYAQYQYDGILGMKSRWLAGSNLRFELKRDSLTMIYLSGGIFYEREKWNTGVVNPSVNPADQYILRNKIKINSSFKFTRRLTDNSDFVFINYLQFVPDKDIIYPRIAPSMQLDIQMSKHLQFQVAFDGLYDFRPVIPIDRFYYSITNQLVYNL; encoded by the coding sequence TTGTTTTCCGTATTTTTATGGTTGTCGGTAATGATTCTTCCGGAAATGGCTGATGCTCAGATATTGGATGTGGATCAGCTGACGCTCCATATCGACAGTATTCATCAACATCAGTTGTATGGAAATATCAAAGCCGGCCTCGACCTGAATGAATCGCAGACCCATGTCTTGCATTTTACGTCGAGTTCGTCTACATCCTATTTCATGAAAAAAGATGTTTTGATGCTCCTCGCGCAGTTTGGCCTGACAAGAACCGGAAAAACCGACGTGTGGGATGCCGGCTATACGCACCTCCGCTATCGAATGGATTATAATCAGAAAATCTCCCCGGAATTTTATGCACAATATCAATACGACGGTATTCTGGGCATGAAAAGCCGGTGGCTGGCGGGCTCCAATTTGCGTTTCGAGCTGAAAAGAGACAGTTTGACCATGATTTATCTGTCAGGAGGTATTTTTTATGAAAGGGAAAAATGGAATACGGGCGTTGTCAATCCTTCGGTTAATCCGGCTGACCAATATATCCTGCGGAACAAAATTAAAATCAACAGTAGTTTTAAATTCACCAGACGCCTTACCGATAACTCAGACTTCGTGTTCATCAATTATTTGCAGTTTGTTCCTGATAAAGACATCATCTATCCGCGAATTGCTCCGTCGATGCAGTTGGATATCCAAATGTCCAAACACCTTCAGTTTCAAGTTGCCTTCGATGGTTTATACGATTTTCGTCCGGTCATTCCCATCGACCGTTTTTACTACAGCATTACCAATCAGTTAGTTTATAATTTGTGA
- a CDS encoding cytochrome C, which translates to MKKVLMCIIALIVSVPAVWGQISPGELAKAHANLEGIRNCVKCHELGDKVTNEKCLACHTEIATRIQQHEGYHASPEVQGKDCSSCHNDHHGRDFDMLNLNKTTFNHNLTSFQLQGVHKRTDCQACHKKEFITDTKLKDKKLTYLGLSQQCLSCHQDYHRKTLSDNCTECHDFESFKTVPNFHHNQTDFPLKGKHAEVTCVDCHKKETIDGQPFQHFADVPHANCTSCHEDVHHNKFGQNCTQCHSEQLWAQIKGMANFDHNKTGFPLQGLHSKVACQQCHKNDYAAPLPHNRCNDCHADYHKSDFTRTNPASDCKDCHTVKGFQFTNYTIEKHNLSNFKLNGAHMATPCFSCHKKEDRWRFRNIGSNCIDCHQNVHSGFMDDQYTLKDGCNSCHDENAWSEVSFDHSKTGFALSGVHAQTNCGACHYAKGDNGKTIQRFAKLNPSCTECHQDVHHEQFAKYGKEGCSHCHGFDDWSASKFDHNQSRFKLEGAHASVSCVSCHPQVKSKDGSYTKYTYKSIECATCHN; encoded by the coding sequence ATGAAGAAGGTGCTCATGTGCATAATCGCCCTGATTGTATCGGTTCCTGCCGTTTGGGGACAGATATCTCCCGGCGAGTTAGCGAAGGCACATGCGAACCTGGAAGGCATTCGAAACTGCGTAAAATGCCACGAACTGGGTGACAAGGTAACCAACGAAAAATGCCTTGCCTGCCACACCGAAATTGCCACCCGTATCCAACAACACGAAGGATATCATGCTTCTCCGGAAGTGCAGGGAAAAGATTGCTCCAGCTGCCACAACGATCACCACGGCCGCGATTTCGATATGCTCAACCTCAACAAAACCACATTCAATCATAACCTAACCAGCTTTCAGCTTCAGGGAGTACACAAACGAACTGACTGCCAGGCCTGCCACAAAAAAGAATTCATCACCGATACCAAGCTGAAAGACAAAAAACTGACGTACCTCGGGCTTTCGCAGCAATGTCTTTCTTGCCACCAGGACTACCACCGAAAAACCCTTTCTGATAACTGTACGGAATGTCACGATTTTGAGAGCTTCAAAACGGTTCCGAACTTCCATCATAACCAAACCGATTTTCCCCTGAAAGGGAAACACGCGGAAGTAACCTGCGTTGATTGCCACAAAAAGGAAACCATCGACGGACAGCCGTTCCAGCACTTTGCTGACGTACCGCACGCCAATTGTACCAGCTGTCACGAAGATGTCCACCACAACAAATTCGGGCAAAACTGTACCCAGTGCCACAGTGAACAATTGTGGGCACAAATCAAAGGCATGGCCAACTTCGACCACAACAAAACCGGATTCCCGTTGCAGGGCCTTCATTCGAAAGTCGCTTGCCAGCAATGCCACAAAAACGATTATGCAGCTCCGTTACCACATAATCGTTGCAATGATTGCCACGCCGACTACCACAAAAGCGATTTCACACGAACGAATCCGGCTTCCGATTGTAAAGACTGTCACACGGTTAAAGGATTTCAATTCACCAATTATACCATCGAAAAGCATAATTTGAGTAACTTTAAGCTGAACGGTGCCCACATGGCTACTCCCTGCTTTTCCTGTCACAAGAAAGAAGATCGGTGGCGTTTCCGGAATATTGGCAGCAATTGCATCGATTGTCATCAGAACGTGCATAGTGGATTCATGGATGACCAGTACACGCTAAAGGACGGCTGCAACTCCTGTCACGATGAAAATGCGTGGTCGGAAGTATCTTTCGATCACAGTAAAACCGGATTTGCCTTATCAGGAGTTCACGCTCAAACCAATTGCGGAGCTTGTCACTATGCCAAAGGAGACAACGGAAAAACCATTCAACGGTTTGCCAAATTAAATCCTTCGTGCACCGAATGTCATCAGGATGTTCATCACGAACAATTCGCCAAATACGGCAAAGAAGGTTGTTCACATTGTCACGGATTTGACGACTGGAGTGCATCGAAATTCGACCATAACCAGTCGCGGTTCAAACTCGAAGGCGCTCATGCTTCTGTCAGTTGTGTCTCGTGTCATCCGCAAGTAAAATCGAAAGATGGTTCATATACCAAATACACCTATAAATCCATCGAATGCGCTACCTGTCACAACTAA
- the traN gene encoding conjugative transposon protein TraN produces the protein MKQLFFTFVFLVTLTLSSFAQNSFTKVISKDRVIPSYCIEVTFDKTVHLIFPSGVSYIDLGSSNIIAGKADGAENVVRIKAAINGFKEETNFSVITDEGSFYSFIVNYSENPEKLNIEMKDFLHNKKPGNKPENTQEVHLSELGNESPQAVRSVMEKIHKTNRKRINHINSKQFGIEFQLRGIFSHNGLLFLHTEIRNTTAIPFDIDFLVFKIVDKKVVKRTAIQETIIKPVRSYNLLTSVKGKETESTVFAFQKFTIPDKKQLVVELFEKNGGRHQRFVVKNGDLVKAQPSRKL, from the coding sequence ATGAAACAGTTATTCTTCACATTTGTATTTCTTGTAACCTTGACACTATCATCGTTTGCCCAAAACAGTTTTACCAAAGTTATCTCAAAAGACAGGGTTATCCCTTCGTATTGTATCGAAGTGACCTTTGACAAAACGGTACACCTTATTTTCCCTTCGGGTGTTTCCTACATTGACCTTGGCTCATCCAATATTATTGCAGGCAAAGCCGATGGCGCTGAAAATGTGGTCAGGATAAAAGCTGCCATTAATGGTTTTAAAGAAGAAACCAACTTTTCAGTGATTACCGATGAAGGCAGTTTTTACTCCTTTATCGTGAACTATTCGGAAAACCCCGAAAAGCTGAACATTGAAATGAAAGATTTTCTTCACAATAAAAAGCCGGGCAATAAACCGGAAAATACGCAAGAGGTACATCTTTCTGAGTTGGGGAACGAGTCGCCCCAAGCCGTTCGTTCTGTAATGGAGAAAATCCATAAAACAAACCGAAAGCGGATTAACCATATTAATAGCAAACAGTTTGGCATTGAGTTCCAACTCCGTGGGATTTTTAGCCACAACGGACTTTTATTTCTGCATACCGAAATCAGGAATACCACCGCTATCCCATTTGATATTGATTTCCTTGTCTTCAAAATTGTCGATAAAAAAGTGGTCAAGCGGACTGCTATACAAGAAACCATTATAAAACCTGTTCGGTCATACAATCTTCTGACCTCAGTAAAGGGTAAAGAAACAGAAAGTACCGTTTTTGCATTTCAGAAATTTACCATCCCTGATAAAAAACAACTGGTTGTTGAGCTGTTCGAAAAGAATGGGGGAAGGCACCAGAGATTTGTGGTGAAAAACGGGGATTTGGTGAAAGCCCAACCAAGCAGAAAACTGTGA
- a CDS encoding low temperature requirement protein A: protein MKARTGSAAWWGPPRKFAEQQQERRVSWLELFYDLVYVIAISRITHQLAQHISVDYFIGYAFLFILIFWGWLNGSMHHDMHGNEGLRTRLMTLWQMIIIAALAVVIGQSPEKGYFNITIVLMVMQLFVTYMWWSVGFYDKSHRRYNKPYTIFYLIAFALMGLSLMLPGKWLKLIVPVVILCNYAPPFVAHIMLRRNSTDLKLSSSMFERLGLFAIIIFGEVVLGVVNGVSKMEELDFTAWLNFALAIAIVFTLWWIFFTLVAQMEVKSGFLSATLLELLYIPTLISLSLIAVSFTSFFEIHHEIPLQKLGYAVATYLTSISLMMGLLVFHERLPGLKRPVSISLLVTASLFFISTQIHLPFSRQLYLAGVLVILVLEIIYLNALYYGMRNRQEGG, encoded by the coding sequence ATGAAAGCAAGAACCGGATCGGCAGCATGGTGGGGACCTCCCAGAAAATTTGCTGAACAGCAGCAAGAACGAAGAGTAAGCTGGCTCGAACTTTTTTATGATCTGGTTTATGTGATTGCCATTTCGAGGATCACGCATCAGCTGGCTCAACATATCAGCGTTGATTATTTTATCGGATATGCCTTTTTGTTTATCCTGATTTTCTGGGGTTGGCTGAATGGAAGTATGCATCACGACATGCACGGTAATGAGGGCTTGCGAACCCGGTTGATGACGCTTTGGCAGATGATAATTATCGCGGCACTGGCCGTAGTCATTGGTCAGTCGCCGGAAAAAGGCTATTTCAATATCACGATTGTGTTGATGGTCATGCAGCTCTTTGTCACCTATATGTGGTGGAGTGTAGGTTTTTACGATAAGTCTCACCGGCGGTACAACAAGCCGTACACCATTTTTTATCTGATTGCTTTTGCATTAATGGGTTTGAGCCTGATGCTCCCGGGAAAATGGTTGAAACTAATTGTTCCCGTTGTTATCCTTTGTAATTATGCTCCTCCTTTTGTTGCCCATATAATGCTGCGTCGCAACTCAACCGATCTGAAACTCTCGTCAAGCATGTTCGAACGCCTGGGCTTATTTGCTATTATCATCTTTGGCGAAGTGGTATTGGGGGTGGTAAATGGGGTCAGTAAAATGGAAGAGCTGGATTTTACGGCCTGGCTGAATTTTGCGCTTGCTATCGCCATTGTTTTTACCCTTTGGTGGATATTTTTCACACTGGTAGCGCAAATGGAGGTGAAGAGCGGTTTTCTCAGTGCTACACTGCTGGAACTGTTATATATTCCGACGCTGATATCACTTAGCCTCATCGCCGTTAGCTTTACTTCATTTTTTGAAATCCATCACGAAATACCTTTGCAAAAGCTGGGCTATGCAGTGGCCACCTATTTAACTTCTATCAGCCTGATGATGGGGTTGCTGGTATTTCATGAGCGGTTGCCGGGATTAAAACGACCGGTCAGTATTTCATTATTGGTTACGGCTTCCCTGTTTTTTATCTCCACACAAATTCATTTGCCTTTTAGCCGGCAATTATACCTGGCCGGTGTATTGGTTATTCTGGTACTTGAGATCATTTACCTGAATGCCTTGTATTACGGGATGAGAAACAGGCAGGAAGGGGGTTAG